One genomic window of Pirellulales bacterium includes the following:
- a CDS encoding HAMP domain-containing histidine kinase — MNPTIAEEPDRRSLLGKFQYAVLFQALLTLVVAVVAFVPTLRALSQRAETRRREASREVIESGVNSMARFVAMELGRDFLPDLWAAANRASGEHATEERDSWLALVDRQTEVISQRVAEKMSYNSVLVDLVVVVPHDNPRSDEPGAIVLPRGHAELPTVSVGEAIELANLKQLTPLDADQSRLRQTSLGRYMRMRTEGRPYKAYLMPIRREGFPYGIAGLVINTELITEQFENQWRVFWRGLEDSLIMLAALSTAALAGGAVFVLVLAARLVRPLEAMRSAIEGLRGNGRHMIDPADLREAGDRLTAIEADPADEVGELRHAFLEMSENLADTLTQKADALRRLKESSRELQRADRLKLVGTLTYGLAHNLNNALAPIANLAHAASWRHPDDEKLNGMMALVLSNVERCADIVRRLRDLTRLGSGELALVQVDRVLEESLEIVRRNMSEAGIHVDRQFGETAEIRGNPVELWEVFTNLLVNAIEALAGVPREQQRQVTVSTRQFGGEVIVEIADNGPGMSADVRDKALEPWFSTKPEGEASGIGLWITSRIVQEHQGRVEIDSVVGGGTKVRVIFPVAGAHQADDGAPRENRVAEQDSR, encoded by the coding sequence ATGAATCCAACTATCGCAGAGGAGCCCGACCGGCGGAGCTTGCTGGGCAAGTTTCAGTACGCGGTGCTGTTTCAGGCGCTGCTCACTCTGGTGGTGGCCGTCGTGGCATTTGTACCGACGCTGCGGGCCCTCTCGCAGCGAGCGGAAACGCGCCGCCGCGAGGCCAGCCGCGAAGTGATCGAATCGGGCGTGAACAGTATGGCGCGGTTTGTGGCGATGGAGCTAGGCCGCGACTTCTTGCCCGACCTCTGGGCCGCGGCGAATCGGGCGAGCGGCGAGCATGCGACGGAGGAGCGCGACTCGTGGCTGGCGCTGGTGGATCGGCAGACCGAGGTGATTTCGCAGCGGGTGGCCGAGAAGATGAGCTACAACAGCGTGCTGGTCGATTTGGTGGTGGTCGTGCCGCACGACAATCCACGAAGCGACGAACCAGGAGCGATCGTGCTACCACGCGGTCATGCTGAATTGCCAACAGTGAGCGTAGGAGAGGCGATCGAATTGGCGAACCTTAAGCAGTTGACGCCGCTGGACGCCGATCAAAGCAGGCTGCGGCAAACGAGCCTGGGACGCTACATGCGCATGCGAACCGAGGGACGACCGTACAAGGCGTACCTTATGCCGATTCGTCGCGAAGGTTTTCCATACGGAATCGCCGGATTGGTAATTAACACGGAACTAATCACGGAGCAGTTCGAGAATCAATGGCGGGTGTTTTGGCGCGGATTGGAAGATTCGCTCATCATGCTGGCGGCCCTGAGCACCGCCGCGTTGGCCGGTGGCGCGGTGTTTGTCCTGGTGCTGGCGGCGCGCCTGGTGAGACCGCTAGAGGCCATGCGGTCGGCAATCGAGGGATTGCGCGGCAATGGGCGGCACATGATCGATCCGGCCGATTTGCGCGAGGCGGGGGACCGGTTGACGGCCATCGAAGCCGACCCGGCCGACGAGGTGGGAGAGTTGCGGCACGCGTTTCTTGAAATGTCGGAGAATCTGGCCGACACGCTCACGCAAAAGGCCGACGCGTTGCGCCGCCTGAAGGAAAGCTCGCGCGAACTGCAGCGCGCCGATCGACTGAAGCTGGTGGGCACGCTCACCTATGGTCTCGCGCACAACTTGAACAACGCGCTGGCGCCGATCGCCAATCTGGCCCATGCCGCCAGTTGGCGGCACCCGGACGACGAAAAGCTGAACGGCATGATGGCTCTCGTATTGTCGAATGTGGAGCGCTGCGCCGACATCGTTCGCCGCCTGCGCGATTTGACGCGGCTGGGATCGGGCGAATTGGCGCTGGTGCAAGTCGATCGCGTACTGGAAGAATCGCTCGAAATCGTCCGCCGCAACATGAGCGAGGCCGGCATCCATGTCGATCGTCAGTTCGGCGAGACTGCGGAGATTCGGGGCAATCCCGTCGAGTTATGGGAGGTGTTCACTAATTTGTTGGTCAACGCCATCGAGGCGCTCGCGGGCGTGCCGCGCGAACAGCAACGCCAAGTGACGGTTAGCACTCGACAGTTCGGCGGCGAAGTGATCGTTGAGATCGCAGATAATGGGCCGGGGATGTCGGCCGATGTGCGCGACAAGGCGCTGGAGCCTTGGTTCAGCACCAAACCCGAGGGCGAGGCGTCGGGGATCGGCCTGTGGATCACGAGCCGGATCGTGCAGGAACACCAAGGGCGAGTCGAAATCGATAGCGTCGTGGGGGGTGGGACGAAGGTGCGCGTCATCTTTCCCGTGGCGGGGGCACATCAAGCAGATGACGGAGCGCCGCGCGAAAACCGAGTCGCCGAGCAGGATTCACGATGA
- a CDS encoding response regulator, which produces MITPTHGLSKPLLIEQGRLLVVDDNVDYLRTLELLLDGTGFECEYYDNGPLAIEAARRDEFDVLLVDVRMAPLDGVETARGVKAIQPLLAVVMMTGFDKEDTPLEALRLGAVDYIDKPITNAGAFMRMLAQQVRAVRSSKELRTTKERLETVIENVDAGVVVLDSEGRIEDINQAAAELIAPGEQPLVGRMFREMCGVPELAFPLPAEGSVTKTFEHSAGRQRRLFQVAATRLSGAAARPAGSVLLIKDLTALADSQKAEGWRQMSRAITHGMKTPLATLRMRLERLRARPECEPLNAEMGTLLRVVEELHSRLRDLVDFVKLEISSTESDLNDTVAAAIRHFEPHRRATTRIEFEPASTPLRLPHSQAAIELALENLLANGQESTSDVVTLRVTCAWDAAARQAVVQVSDNGPGIPAEARDDLFRRPVNSTKAGGSGLGAALVKYIVDQHRGSMNWQSPLADGRGTRVTLRLSVESSPA; this is translated from the coding sequence ATGATTACCCCAACTCACGGACTGTCGAAACCGCTGCTAATCGAACAAGGCCGCTTGTTGGTGGTGGACGACAACGTCGACTATTTGCGAACGCTGGAGTTATTGCTCGACGGCACGGGATTCGAGTGCGAGTACTACGACAATGGTCCGCTGGCGATTGAAGCGGCGCGGCGCGACGAGTTCGATGTGCTCTTGGTCGATGTGCGGATGGCGCCGCTCGACGGAGTGGAGACCGCGCGGGGCGTCAAAGCCATTCAGCCGCTGTTGGCGGTGGTGATGATGACGGGCTTTGACAAGGAGGATACGCCGCTGGAGGCGTTGCGGCTGGGGGCCGTGGACTATATCGACAAACCGATCACTAACGCCGGCGCCTTTATGCGGATGCTAGCGCAGCAGGTGCGAGCGGTGCGCAGTTCGAAAGAGCTGCGCACCACCAAGGAGCGATTGGAGACGGTGATCGAAAACGTCGATGCCGGGGTGGTGGTGCTGGACTCCGAGGGGCGGATTGAGGACATCAACCAAGCGGCGGCGGAATTGATCGCGCCCGGAGAACAGCCATTGGTCGGCCGCATGTTTCGTGAAATGTGCGGCGTGCCGGAGTTGGCGTTTCCGTTGCCCGCCGAGGGATCGGTCACCAAGACATTTGAACACTCGGCGGGTCGGCAGCGGCGGTTGTTTCAAGTAGCGGCCACTCGACTGAGTGGCGCTGCGGCGCGTCCGGCGGGGAGCGTCTTGTTGATTAAGGACCTGACAGCACTGGCGGATTCGCAAAAAGCCGAAGGCTGGCGACAGATGTCGCGAGCGATTACGCATGGCATGAAAACGCCGTTGGCCACGCTGCGGATGCGACTGGAGCGACTCCGGGCGAGGCCCGAATGCGAACCACTGAATGCGGAGATGGGCACGTTGTTGCGGGTGGTGGAAGAGTTGCACTCGCGGCTACGCGACCTGGTGGACTTTGTGAAGCTGGAGATTTCGTCTACTGAAAGCGATTTGAACGACACGGTGGCGGCGGCGATCCGGCACTTTGAGCCGCATCGCCGGGCGACGACCCGCATCGAGTTTGAGCCCGCCAGCACGCCGCTGCGATTGCCGCACTCGCAAGCGGCGATTGAGTTGGCGCTGGAGAATTTGCTGGCCAATGGGCAGGAGTCGACCAGCGACGTGGTGACGCTGCGCGTTACGTGCGCGTGGGACGCGGCGGCGCGGCAGGCGGTAGTGCAGGTGAGCGACAATGGTCCCGGCATACCGGCCGAGGCGCGCGACGACCTTTTCCGGCGGCCGGTGAACAGCACGAAAGCCGGCGGCTCGGGCTTGGGCGCCGCGCTGGTGAAGTATATTGTCGATCAACATCGCGGCAGCATGAACTGGCAAAGTCCACTGGCTGACGGACGTGGGACGCGCGTGACGCTGCGATTGTCCGTGGAATCCAGTCCGGCATAA
- a CDS encoding adenylate/guanylate cyclase domain-containing response regulator has product MSDTVLLVEDDAMFRETVRDALATAGYLVVEANDGAEGVERVRERRPDLILLDFDLPRMMGDEALEQMLKLRPGLVCYVLSGKDDLNQALRMGRRGAYGWIDKYVGTERLLALVAEGTQTRPRGLDLAWLVANCYPQPVAAPWLHWKLQETTATVVERLAASRELFEALVEYLGAVSLALYLNRGLLDDDLNAAFLAAMERAEPAIWIDALELNVSRLLADARHTWQCELASALSHRLADSEIAQRAAEIIGAQLGQPAAGAPRTMIDLIRTLSTYWELWRTPERLPATEARDAAAALEAALELLMGGLTVLADAELCWVEETRLSAEGDYQISLAALLGSTTQPRHLASAAPLKHGELYLVSRVTGEPLGPLGPLMTYGRCDAAGRMSHGVFMLSRLPAQGRATYLSHSCGQLRWVEDRAVLDALRRVQVSLNPRGARHAHQLEEIAVGLFDLSGFTPLTREHGPAVARELVRRMVAAVRDAARAEGGTVGDPVGDEVLAYFHSPLGAVRAALALMRSLEELNRRSPQTPLVVHVGMDYGPGIIEDRDVWGDVINRAKRCQSLAGPGEVVISPALAEHAREATAALERIDGELKGFGHAEVYRMQWRMDERTS; this is encoded by the coding sequence ATGTCTGACACGGTGCTACTAGTCGAAGACGACGCGATGTTTCGCGAAACCGTGCGCGACGCGTTGGCCACGGCTGGCTATCTGGTGGTGGAAGCGAATGATGGAGCAGAGGGGGTCGAGCGGGTGCGCGAGCGCCGTCCCGATTTGATCCTGCTCGATTTTGACTTGCCGCGAATGATGGGGGACGAAGCGCTGGAGCAGATGCTCAAGTTGCGCCCGGGGTTGGTGTGCTACGTGTTGAGCGGCAAGGACGATTTGAACCAAGCACTGCGCATGGGACGCCGCGGCGCGTATGGTTGGATCGACAAGTATGTGGGGACCGAACGATTGCTTGCGCTGGTTGCCGAAGGAACGCAGACACGGCCGCGCGGGCTCGACTTGGCGTGGCTGGTGGCCAACTGCTACCCACAACCGGTCGCCGCTCCGTGGCTGCATTGGAAGTTGCAGGAAACGACAGCAACCGTCGTGGAACGACTGGCGGCGTCGCGTGAGTTGTTTGAAGCGTTGGTTGAGTATTTGGGCGCGGTCAGCCTAGCGCTCTATTTGAACCGTGGGCTATTGGACGACGATCTTAACGCGGCGTTTTTGGCGGCGATGGAACGAGCGGAGCCAGCAATCTGGATCGATGCGTTGGAGCTCAACGTGTCGCGATTGCTCGCCGATGCACGGCACACCTGGCAATGCGAATTGGCGAGCGCCCTATCGCATCGCCTGGCTGATTCTGAAATCGCGCAGCGCGCCGCCGAGATCATCGGGGCGCAATTAGGGCAACCCGCGGCTGGCGCTCCGAGAACGATGATCGATTTGATCCGAACGCTATCGACCTATTGGGAGCTGTGGCGGACGCCCGAACGGTTGCCAGCGACCGAGGCGCGCGATGCTGCGGCGGCGCTTGAAGCCGCGCTCGAACTGCTCATGGGCGGCTTGACGGTGCTAGCCGACGCCGAGTTGTGTTGGGTGGAGGAAACACGCCTATCGGCAGAGGGAGATTATCAGATCAGTCTGGCGGCGCTGTTGGGATCGACAACGCAGCCACGACACCTTGCGTCGGCGGCGCCGCTGAAACATGGCGAGCTGTATTTGGTGTCGCGCGTGACCGGCGAACCGCTGGGCCCCCTGGGCCCCTTGATGACTTATGGACGTTGCGATGCGGCGGGCCGCATGTCGCATGGGGTGTTCATGTTGTCGCGGTTGCCGGCGCAAGGTCGCGCCACGTATCTGTCGCACTCGTGCGGCCAATTGCGTTGGGTGGAAGATCGCGCCGTGCTCGACGCGCTACGCCGCGTGCAGGTGAGTCTCAACCCGCGCGGCGCGCGACACGCGCATCAATTGGAGGAGATCGCGGTCGGCTTGTTCGACTTATCTGGCTTTACACCGCTCACACGCGAGCATGGGCCGGCCGTGGCGCGCGAGTTGGTACGACGGATGGTGGCCGCGGTGCGCGATGCTGCCCGCGCCGAAGGTGGCACGGTCGGCGACCCGGTGGGCGACGAGGTGTTGGCCTATTTTCATAGTCCACTTGGCGCGGTGCGCGCGGCGCTGGCGCTGATGCGGTCGCTCGAAGAGTTGAACCGCCGCAGCCCACAGACGCCGCTGGTGGTGCATGTGGGCATGGACTATGGGCCGGGGATCATCGAAGATCGCGACGTGTGGGGCGACGTGATCAATCGGGCCAAGCGCTGTCAGAGCCTGGCGGGTCCGGGCGAAGTGGTGATCTCCCCGGCGCTGGCCGAGCACGCGCGCGAAGCCACCGCGGCGCTGGAGCGGATTGACGGAGAGTTGAAGGGGTTTGGCCATGCGGAGGTGTATCGCATGCAGTGGCGAATGGACGAAAGGACATCATGA
- a CDS encoding SRPBCC family protein yields the protein MSQLEFGGEEHFAAPAERVFAVITDLDLLAANIPDAVSTERVDSRTLAATVRPGFSFLRGTMKMRIEMSDIEPPSRATMRIEGSGIGQAIRVESTSTVSPDGDGSLVRWQARVVERRGLVATISGALIQAAAGQVIRDAWQKVHQQVDG from the coding sequence ATGAGCCAGTTGGAATTTGGCGGAGAGGAACATTTTGCCGCGCCGGCCGAACGAGTGTTCGCGGTAATCACCGATCTTGACTTGCTGGCGGCGAACATCCCCGACGCGGTCAGCACCGAGCGAGTCGACTCGCGGACGTTGGCCGCCACGGTGCGTCCGGGATTTTCGTTTCTGCGCGGCACGATGAAGATGCGCATCGAGATGAGCGACATCGAACCGCCGAGTCGCGCCACCATGCGGATTGAAGGGAGCGGCATCGGCCAGGCGATTCGCGTGGAATCGACCTCGACTGTTTCGCCCGACGGCGATGGATCGCTGGTGCGCTGGCAAGCGCGGGTGGTGGAGCGGCGCGGACTGGTGGCGACGATCAGCGGGGCGCTGATCCAGGCGGCGGCGGGGCAAGTGATTCGCGACGCCTGGCAAAAGGTGCATCAACAGGTCGACGGCTGA